TAAGTAGGTTTTGGCTCCCAGCGAAATGGCTTTTTCAACATCCACACTTCCCTCTAAGTTAGTTAAAACGATAACAGGAATGTTTTTAGTCGCTTCGTCTCTTTGAAGTTCTTCAAGAACTTCAAAGCCATTCATTTTAGGCAGAATTAGATCAAGAAGAATTATATCTGGCTGAAATTTCTTGGCCATTTTAATACCCAGCTCGCCATCCATAGCGCCTTTTATTTCATAGCCGGAGTTTTCTAAAAACTTATCAACTGTCTTTTGCAAAGTTGGCTCATCCTCAATGAAAAGAATTTTTTTCATAAAATATAATACTAATCTACAAATTTATTCGAATATTGCGAATAAATCATTCGCGCTATTCGCATTTCATTCATAAATTCGCATTTTGTTTAATTTGTTTTTTGTTTACAATTGGCAATTCAAACCAAAAAGTTGTTCCTTTATTTTCTTGACTCTTAAATCCCATTTTCCCCTTTGAGGCGTTAATGATGGATTTTGCGATAAAAAGGCCCAATCCCGTTCCCTGGGTTTGATACTTCATAACATTTTGGCTTCGGAAGAATTTTTGAAAAATTCTTTTTTGGTCATCTTTAGGAATTCCCACCCCTTGGTCTTGAATTTCGTATCTAATAAAATTTCCTTTTTCGGTTAGTCGGATTTTTACATCTCCTCCCCCTTTGGTGTATCTAATCGCGTTATCCATTAAATTTCGTAAAACTAATTCTATCCCTTGGCGGTCGGTAAAAGCGGGCTTTAAATTTTTTTTAAATGTGAAAAACAATTTAACATTGTTGGCTTTTGAAAATTCTTTATATTCCTTAACTAAATCCTGAATAATTTTTTCTAAATGAACGGGTCCTGGCTCCATATTCAACCGTCCCTGTTCAACGCGAGAGATATTAAGGAGATCGTTGACCAAGTTTATCATCCGCTGATTGTTTTCTTCAATCATTTCCAATTTTCTGTTTTGCTCGCCTGTCAAAGGAAATGTCGTCTCATTCTTCATTAAGTTAATTGTCCACTTAATGCCCGTCAATGGCGTTCTTAATTGATGTGAAGCGATGCTGACAAATTCTGTTTTTAATCGGTTGGCCTCAACCAATCTTTCAAATCCCTGAACAATCAAATAGTTGAAGATCATTAGGACGGCGGCCATGGCGAGAACAATCAAAGCGACAATCTCGGGGCTGGCATATTTGATCGCGACAACATAAGTGCTAATTGTGACAATTAAAGTTACTATACCTGTTAGAAAAGTTAAAAAACTGGGACATTGCCAAATGCTTAAATTATATTTTTGACACTGTTTGGAGAAATTAAATTGCTCGCAAACATTTTTTAAAATTGTATTTTCCATTGCTTTAAATTATATCACAAATTTAAAAAACAATCTATCAACAGCAAAGATAGGTCTCGATTTCGTAATTAAAGGTCAGACCTTTCAAAACTGAAAAGGTCTGACATCACGAGTAGCGACATTTCTTAAGGTCGCGCTCGAGAGGTCGGACCTTTGGAACCCGACGAAAGACTTTCTTAACTGCGCAAAATCAAGGTCAGACCTTCTGAGCGAAACCTTAAGAAAGGTCTCTACTCCGAATGTCTGACCTTGTCGCAGGATAAAGGTCTGACCTTTAATTAAATTGACTTCTCTTGTGTATTTATCTACAATACCATCACATCGGGGCGTGGCCTAGCGGCTTAGGGCGCGGCGCTTGGGTCGCCGAGATCGCAGGTTCAAATCCTGTCGCCCCGACTTGGTTTTAGCGGGCTTGCCCGCCGAAGCCTTGCGAAGGCGGGTATCGTATAGTGGCTATTACCACAGATTTCCAATCTGTTGACGCGGGTTCGATTCCCGCTACCCGCTCATGATTTTTCTCAAAATTTGACAAAATTTTTTGATTTATCTAATATATAAATATGCTTACAGGATATATTTCACAAAAACTAAATAAAGCGCAATATAAGATTTTAGAAGACGGGGTTTATTTTGGAGAAATTCCAGGACTAAAAGGCGTCTGGGCTTCAGAGAAAAACTTAGAAGAATGCCGCGAAACCCTCCGTGAGGTATTGGAAGAGTGGTTGATTTTGAAATTGCAAGACGGAGATAAAATTCCAGATTTTCCAAAAGCAAAAGCTGCTCATAGATCTCCTATTTTAAGACATGCCTAAAAATATCTCCTGGAGAAAATTAGTTAAGAATTTCAGGAAACTTGGTTTTGACGGTCCATACAGCGGCGGCAAACATCAGTTTATGGCAAAAGATTCTTTAAAAGTTCATATCCCATCTAAACATCAAGGCGATATCAGCGCGGGATTAGTCAGTGAAATTCTCCGTCAAGCAGGAATAAATAAAAAAGAATGGGATAAATTTTAATTTCATAACCAACAAGAGCAATAAAAAGGTGAGGAATTCCTTGCCTTTTTTAATTTGATTCAAGGACACCCCTTGCCAAAGAAAATACAACTGAAATTTATATTTTAAATGAACAAAGTTGGAAAGGGGTGTCCTTTTCTTGACACAACTATTGACAAGTTATTGTTTTTGTGCTAATTTGGGGGTGGTTGTAATGGAGTTTATGGGAGCAAAGAATTGTTATTTAACATAAAAACATAGAGGAGGGGGGATATGAAGCCAACGAGGATAACTATAGGCGGGACAATATTTATTGTCCTTATGCTGTCTTTGTTTATAGGAATTTGTTTTGATGTAGAAATAGCAAAGGCAAGATACGAACTACAGCAAATATCGCAAGAAAAATCTGAAAAACCTTATGATGATG
This genomic stretch from Patescibacteria group bacterium harbors:
- a CDS encoding response regulator gives rise to the protein MKKILFIEDEPTLQKTVDKFLENSGYEIKGAMDGELGIKMAKKFQPDIILLDLILPKMNGFEVLEELQRDEATKNIPVIVLTNLEGSVDVEKAISLGAKTYLVKANYELSEIVKKIEEVLK
- a CDS encoding HAMP domain-containing histidine kinase, encoding MENTILKNVCEQFNFSKQCQKYNLSIWQCPSFLTFLTGIVTLIVTISTYVVAIKYASPEIVALIVLAMAAVLMIFNYLIVQGFERLVEANRLKTEFVSIASHQLRTPLTGIKWTINLMKNETTFPLTGEQNRKLEMIEENNQRMINLVNDLLNISRVEQGRLNMEPGPVHLEKIIQDLVKEYKEFSKANNVKLFFTFKKNLKPAFTDRQGIELVLRNLMDNAIRYTKGGGDVKIRLTEKGNFIRYEIQDQGVGIPKDDQKRIFQKFFRSQNVMKYQTQGTGLGLFIAKSIINASKGKMGFKSQENKGTTFWFELPIVNKKQIKQNANL
- a CDS encoding type II toxin-antitoxin system HicB family antitoxin, producing the protein MLTGYISQKLNKAQYKILEDGVYFGEIPGLKGVWASEKNLEECRETLREVLEEWLILKLQDGDKIPDFPKAKAAHRSPILRHA
- a CDS encoding type II toxin-antitoxin system HicA family toxin — encoded protein: MPKNISWRKLVKNFRKLGFDGPYSGGKHQFMAKDSLKVHIPSKHQGDISAGLVSEILRQAGINKKEWDKF